A stretch of Acaryochloris thomasi RCC1774 DNA encodes these proteins:
- a CDS encoding sensor histidine kinase — protein MASILAVFGAGVYSFFSRRFYRQIDQQLTLLAQAAAPSLSDIERSGSQYLDRVPEVPWRNIFNRDYQSLEWFSASGELLASKGKISSSLPPRLKSQDLTILSERPLKVRMYTISVHSDTDTVNEPLLRGYIRASQSTEEVKNAQKRLVWGLGMGGGVALCFVGVGGLWLTERALQPIEQSFRRLKQFTADASHELRSPLTVIKTSAEVMLNHPERVHPKDARKLAAIVEATGQINHLVEDLLFLARTDAVATCSSVQDWMPVQLDQVLREQTVCLEESAQAKGITLQSQNLIPMLVVGDAHQLRRLFSNLLRNALQYTPGGGTVTLSVARQNQTAIVMVEDTGVGIDRDHFSLIFDRFWRAESARTSRKGGMGLGLAIAKSIANVHQGKITLTSKVGVGSCFRVHLPAVQFPRRRLLNQATAVETCEKASNS, from the coding sequence ATGGCGTCAATTCTGGCGGTTTTTGGTGCTGGTGTTTACAGTTTTTTCAGCCGCCGGTTCTATCGTCAAATTGATCAGCAACTGACGCTGTTGGCTCAGGCGGCTGCACCGTCTTTGTCAGATATTGAGCGAAGCGGCAGTCAATACCTCGATCGGGTCCCTGAGGTGCCTTGGCGAAACATTTTTAATCGTGACTACCAGAGTCTGGAATGGTTCAGTGCCAGTGGTGAGCTATTGGCGAGTAAGGGAAAGATCTCTTCTAGTCTGCCGCCCCGCTTGAAGTCTCAAGATCTGACCATTCTTTCAGAGCGGCCTTTGAAGGTGCGCATGTATACGATTTCGGTTCACAGCGATACGGATACTGTCAATGAACCGCTGCTGCGTGGATATATTCGCGCTAGCCAATCAACTGAAGAGGTCAAAAATGCTCAAAAACGTCTGGTGTGGGGGCTAGGCATGGGTGGAGGAGTTGCTTTGTGTTTTGTGGGTGTGGGCGGATTGTGGCTGACGGAGCGGGCTTTGCAGCCGATTGAACAAAGTTTTCGGCGATTGAAGCAATTTACTGCGGATGCGTCCCATGAGTTGCGCAGCCCTTTGACGGTGATTAAGACCTCGGCGGAGGTGATGCTGAATCATCCAGAGCGGGTTCACCCAAAAGATGCTCGCAAGCTGGCTGCGATTGTGGAGGCGACCGGACAGATTAATCATCTGGTGGAAGATCTTTTGTTTTTGGCCCGCACTGATGCTGTGGCGACTTGCTCATCTGTGCAGGATTGGATGCCTGTACAGCTTGATCAGGTGCTACGAGAGCAAACTGTTTGTCTAGAGGAGTCAGCACAGGCAAAAGGGATTACGCTGCAGTCTCAAAACTTAATTCCGATGCTGGTTGTGGGAGATGCCCACCAGCTCAGGCGTTTGTTCTCTAATTTGCTTCGTAATGCGCTGCAGTATACGCCGGGTGGAGGAACGGTGACGCTTTCTGTTGCGCGCCAGAATCAAACGGCGATTGTGATGGTTGAGGATACGGGGGTTGGGATTGATCGGGACCACTTCTCGCTGATTTTTGATCGCTTCTGGAGGGCAGAGTCTGCCCGGACGAGTCGCAAAGGAGGAATGGGTTTAGGACTTGCGATCGCAAAGTCAATCGCCAACGTCCATCAGGGCAAAATTACATTGACTAGCAAAGTCGGCGTCGGAAGCTGCTTCCGAGTTCATTTGCCTGCAGTACAGTTTCCTCGGCGACGGTTGCTTAATCAAGCGACGGCAGTGGAGACCTGTGAGAAAGCTTCAAATTCATGA
- a CDS encoding DUF4168 domain-containing protein, translating into MRICTSATLAKILLGIAGAGALIVAPVRAETTPVGGSSEALSEPQSASDASSPSGAEQLLPLDPPSAPVEPAGAATQLEPVTPASSLESPAQAAPESIGGAESFEATEPTDASTPEGDVLSEDSDATSSEIEEEVPVDDVEAVEGTEEGTEATVEEEDASPIGGTEDVPPADDDLSGPIEGSVDSEDAAPADPSLIDEDSSIDAPEEALPSESDISPSSSVPSSAEAPQLVAEGGEPSAPPEASSEDVSPAGEAAPVDESVPSDSAAPNAAPVSDQELQQFANTVPELRTIEQGTQQEISGVIQGSGFDEARFNEIYQSQQSPDAPAAAEVTEEEKQSFTQALSDIQVIEEKSKVEQEKVIQSQGLEPERFMEILISLRQDPSLQTKVQQMIPN; encoded by the coding sequence ATGAGAATCTGCACGAGTGCTACCCTGGCTAAAATTTTGTTGGGTATTGCTGGCGCTGGCGCCCTAATTGTTGCGCCTGTTAGAGCTGAGACTACTCCAGTGGGCGGCTCATCCGAGGCTCTGAGTGAACCGCAATCTGCTTCTGATGCCTCATCGCCTTCTGGTGCTGAGCAACTACTGCCGCTGGACCCACCTTCTGCTCCGGTTGAGCCTGCTGGAGCAGCCACTCAGCTGGAACCTGTAACACCGGCTTCGTCTTTAGAGTCGCCCGCTCAGGCTGCCCCTGAGTCAATCGGAGGCGCAGAATCTTTTGAGGCAACGGAGCCTACTGATGCCTCTACTCCTGAAGGTGATGTGCTATCCGAGGATAGTGACGCCACTTCTTCAGAAATTGAAGAGGAAGTGCCTGTCGATGACGTAGAGGCTGTCGAAGGCACTGAAGAGGGTACTGAGGCTACCGTCGAGGAAGAAGATGCCTCTCCGATTGGGGGGACTGAAGACGTTCCTCCAGCAGATGATGATCTATCCGGCCCTATTGAGGGCAGTGTTGATTCAGAGGACGCGGCCCCAGCGGATCCTTCTCTGATTGATGAGGATAGCTCGATAGACGCTCCTGAAGAGGCCTTACCTTCTGAAAGCGATATTTCTCCCAGCTCTTCTGTGCCCAGCTCTGCTGAGGCTCCGCAGCTAGTGGCTGAGGGGGGTGAGCCTTCTGCGCCGCCAGAGGCTAGCTCAGAGGACGTGAGTCCGGCTGGTGAAGCTGCTCCTGTTGATGAGAGCGTACCTTCTGATTCTGCTGCACCTAACGCAGCGCCAGTTAGCGATCAAGAACTACAGCAGTTTGCCAATACGGTGCCGGAGCTGAGAACGATCGAGCAGGGCACGCAGCAGGAGATTTCGGGAGTGATTCAAGGCTCTGGATTTGATGAAGCTCGATTCAACGAAATCTATCAGTCTCAGCAGTCGCCGGATGCTCCTGCTGCGGCAGAGGTGACAGAGGAAGAAAAGCAGTCTTTCACTCAGGCTCTCTCTGACATCCAAGTGATAGAGGAGAAGAGTAAGGTTGAGCAGGAAAAAGTCATTCAATCGCAGGGTTTGGAGCCTGAGCGGTTTATGGAAATTTTAATTTCTCTTCGACAGGATCCGTCTCTGCAGACAAAGGTGCAGCAAATGATTCCTAACTAG
- a CDS encoding response regulator transcription factor: MKLLVVEDDERIAEALAEDLTEQNYAVEVAYDGEAGWGLLQAFTYDLVLLDVMLPKMDGIELCQRLRAHGQSMPVLMLTARDTITDKVLGLDAGADDYVIKPCALEELSARIRALLRRGSTTAPPVLEWADLQLDPNTCEVTYQEQSLSLTPKEYSLLELFLRNQRRVFSRAQILEHLWAFEVLPEEDTVKAHIKGLRHKLKSAGASPDLIETVYGFGYRLKQDP, from the coding sequence GTGAAGTTGCTAGTTGTTGAAGACGATGAACGAATTGCGGAGGCACTTGCTGAGGATCTGACTGAGCAAAACTATGCTGTCGAAGTTGCCTACGATGGTGAAGCGGGTTGGGGACTGCTGCAGGCTTTCACCTATGATCTTGTGCTGCTTGATGTGATGTTGCCAAAAATGGACGGCATTGAGTTATGCCAGCGTCTGCGAGCCCATGGTCAAAGCATGCCGGTGCTGATGTTGACGGCCCGCGATACGATTACAGATAAGGTGCTGGGGCTAGATGCGGGGGCCGATGACTATGTGATCAAGCCCTGTGCGTTGGAAGAGTTGTCGGCTCGAATCCGAGCTTTGCTGCGGCGGGGGAGTACGACGGCCCCTCCCGTACTGGAATGGGCTGATCTACAGCTTGATCCGAATACCTGTGAGGTTACCTATCAGGAGCAGTCGCTCAGTCTGACACCGAAAGAATATAGTTTGCTAGAGCTTTTTTTGCGCAATCAGCGACGGGTTTTTAGTCGGGCTCAAATTTTAGAGCATTTGTGGGCATTTGAAGTATTGCCAGAGGAAGATACGGTTAAGGCCCACATTAAGGGCTTGAGACATAAGCTCAAGTCCGCTGGTGCTTCTCCGGACTTAATCGAGACGGTCTATGGTTTTGGGTATCGACTTAAACAGGATCCGTAA
- a CDS encoding response regulator transcription factor produces MSALHILITEANPHLRSLLGWHLQQAKYVISLASSLQQAQDIFSQQQPEAVIIDSDLPDGHGLEFCQWLQRQPSTLVLMLSAQDSEADIVAGLKAGADDYMTKPFGMQEFMARVEALTRRNQASLPSQLRFGDLKIDLVQRQVHYTQDLIDLTPQEFSLLYVLVQAGGAALSRVELLQRAWPENIDNPRTVDTHILSLRKKIENTPQRPQLIQTVRNVGYRMNMEDLVSQGNRPTISPPEIQEPSSQTIQSSEAHSSVYRGRAGSHSVSIGQPAKVSNG; encoded by the coding sequence GTGAGCGCTCTTCACATTCTTATCACTGAGGCTAATCCACACCTACGTTCTCTTTTAGGGTGGCATTTACAGCAGGCAAAGTACGTTATTTCCCTTGCATCATCCCTGCAGCAAGCACAGGATATCTTTAGTCAGCAGCAGCCAGAAGCCGTCATCATTGATTCCGACCTACCCGATGGACACGGCCTTGAATTCTGTCAGTGGCTGCAGCGCCAGCCCAGCACACTAGTCCTCATGCTCTCAGCCCAAGATAGCGAAGCCGATATTGTCGCGGGCCTGAAGGCTGGAGCCGATGACTACATGACCAAGCCCTTCGGCATGCAGGAGTTTATGGCGCGGGTCGAAGCCCTAACTCGACGAAATCAGGCGTCTCTCCCTAGCCAGCTTCGGTTCGGAGACCTCAAAATAGACTTGGTTCAGCGGCAGGTTCACTACACACAGGACCTGATTGATCTGACACCTCAAGAATTTAGTCTTCTGTATGTACTAGTGCAGGCCGGTGGAGCAGCTCTTAGTCGAGTTGAGCTGCTCCAGAGAGCGTGGCCCGAAAATATTGATAACCCGCGTACGGTTGACACCCACATTCTGTCTCTCCGCAAAAAGATTGAAAATACCCCCCAGCGGCCGCAGTTGATTCAAACGGTGCGCAACGTTGGGTATCGCATGAACATGGAAGACTTGGTTTCCCAAGGGAACAGACCCACAATCTCACCACCAGAGATCCAGGAACCGTCATCGCAGACGATCCAATCATCTGAAGCCCATAGTTCTGTCTACAGAGGTAGAGCCGGAAGCCATAGTGTCTCTATTGGGCAGCCGGCTAAGGTCTCCAATGGTTGA
- a CDS encoding ABC transporter permease, producing the protein MTLNLDLPVKHQSKSSFLIEIWLDSLTIFWGEWLDLRVRVKQIVASGMVSPLIYILAFGLGLGNSLPKPAVGDNYLEFILPGMIALSSMTICFAGTTFSICGDRLFSKTFEELLLLPIHPLSLYLGKVMAGVARGLLTSSSVIVIAILFTGKILSFLNPLFLALLVLNCAVFAGLGVLAGLSVQSIESVGLYNNFLIVPMSFLGGTFFDPTSLPPVFKVLVYALPLTYTSMGLRAAAYQPIADFPWSTLPILLLMALILAGIGGYQFSHQQD; encoded by the coding sequence GTGACCTTAAATCTTGACCTTCCCGTTAAACACCAGAGCAAAAGCAGTTTTTTGATAGAGATATGGCTCGATAGTCTCACTATATTTTGGGGAGAGTGGCTAGATTTGCGCGTCCGGGTCAAGCAAATCGTGGCTTCTGGCATGGTGTCTCCGCTCATTTACATTCTTGCCTTCGGGTTAGGTCTCGGAAATTCTCTGCCAAAACCTGCTGTGGGCGACAATTATCTCGAATTTATTTTACCGGGAATGATCGCTCTGTCTTCTATGACAATTTGCTTTGCGGGTACCACATTTTCGATCTGTGGCGATCGCCTCTTTAGCAAGACATTTGAGGAACTACTGCTCCTGCCCATTCATCCCCTTTCGCTCTATCTGGGCAAGGTGATGGCGGGGGTGGCTCGCGGGCTATTAACCTCATCATCGGTGATCGTGATCGCTATTTTATTTACGGGTAAGATTTTGAGCTTTCTCAATCCGCTCTTTCTCGCACTGCTAGTTTTAAACTGTGCGGTATTCGCAGGTCTGGGGGTTTTGGCTGGACTCAGCGTACAGTCCATTGAAAGCGTCGGCCTCTACAACAACTTCTTAATTGTGCCGATGTCTTTTCTAGGGGGGACTTTTTTCGATCCGACCAGCTTGCCTCCGGTCTTCAAGGTATTGGTTTACGCTCTTCCTTTAACTTATACCAGCATGGGACTAAGAGCGGCAGCATACCAGCCTATCGCTGATTTTCCCTGGTCTACGCTGCCAATTCTGCTGCTGATGGCCTTGATCTTGGCGGGCATCGGAGGCTATCAATTTTCTCATCAGCAAGACTAG